In one Pseudomonas sp. 31-12 genomic region, the following are encoded:
- a CDS encoding metal ABC transporter ATPase yields the protein MPRTLIRKNPSNFKTLPLYVEATPEGLSYQSVGMPLNFSQTLQRRRPVTVPDTERFALELANLGVSVRLTLHWQNRDYWVLVRQRRQDRGDVVLKLISGYVPAHELNLPLHTAIQEIAEECLLETPEGWLGGRFNDTWLPAPYSSALHYREALPFRLTPLSGSARPVRCAKMQLIERPRAYVHLPTASLQLIYDLRLDVPKEAKSLSLFHVDERLEGDQLVARLDRKRPDLYLMPLQDGQPMAELYTLKKDQLYPASTRGLYLAESFSQQEGWLVRDERIRWKDWVRQQGLSPPGKDSGLARLRGKAKQLLKKIVPRKAVR from the coding sequence ATGCCGCGTACGCTCATAAGAAAGAACCCGAGCAACTTCAAGACCCTGCCGTTGTACGTCGAAGCGACTCCCGAAGGCTTGAGTTACCAGAGCGTCGGGATGCCGCTCAATTTCTCCCAGACCCTGCAACGTCGCCGCCCGGTGACGGTGCCCGACACTGAGCGCTTCGCCCTGGAACTGGCCAACCTCGGGGTCTCGGTGCGCCTGACCCTGCATTGGCAGAATCGCGATTACTGGGTGTTGGTGCGTCAGCGCCGCCAAGACCGCGGCGATGTGGTGCTCAAGCTGATCTCCGGTTACGTGCCGGCCCACGAGCTGAACCTGCCGCTGCACACGGCGATCCAGGAAATTGCCGAAGAGTGCCTGCTGGAAACCCCGGAAGGCTGGCTCGGCGGACGTTTCAATGACACTTGGCTGCCGGCGCCCTACTCGTCCGCGCTGCATTATCGCGAGGCGCTGCCCTTTCGCCTGACGCCGCTGTCTGGCTCAGCGCGGCCGGTGCGTTGCGCCAAGATGCAGTTGATCGAACGTCCGCGGGCTTACGTGCATTTGCCAACGGCGTCACTGCAATTGATCTATGACTTGCGCCTGGACGTGCCCAAGGAAGCCAAGTCCCTGAGCTTGTTTCATGTCGATGAGCGGCTGGAAGGCGATCAACTGGTGGCCCGGCTCGATCGCAAACGCCCCGATCTGTATTTGATGCCACTGCAGGACGGCCAGCCGATGGCCGAGTTGTACACCTTGAAAAAGGATCAGCTGTACCCGGCGAGCACACGCGGGTTGTATCTGGCGGAGAGCTTTTCCCAGCAGGAAGGCTGGCTGGTGCGCGATGAACGGATTCGCTGGAAGGATTGGGTGCGGCAGCAGGGGTTGAGCCCGCCGGGGAAGGATTCCGGTTTAGCGCGGTTGCGCGGGAAGGCGAAGCAATTGCTGAAGAAAATTGTGCCGCGTAAGGCAGTGCGATAG
- a CDS encoding aldo/keto reductase → MSVKTLHDLHRPLGSTGLLVSPLGLGTVKLGRDQGVKYPNGFQIPGDDEARMLLKLARDMGINLIDTAPAYGRSEERLGPLLRGQRQEWVIVSKVGEEFADGQSSHDFSAAHTRRSVERSLQRLETDVIDLVLAHSDGNDLAILNDSDIYATLAALKAEGKIRGFGFSGKTVEGGLKALEQGDCAMVTYNLNEQSEKPVIDYAAAHGKAILVKKALASGHVCLSPGVDPVRASFELLFEHPGVASAIVGTINPLHLAHNVATVAQVLRRN, encoded by the coding sequence ATGAGCGTAAAGACCCTGCACGACCTGCATCGCCCCCTGGGTAGCACTGGCCTGCTGGTTTCGCCTCTGGGCCTGGGCACGGTAAAACTGGGCCGCGATCAAGGGGTGAAATACCCCAACGGCTTCCAGATTCCCGGCGACGACGAAGCACGCATGCTGCTCAAACTCGCACGTGACATGGGCATCAACCTGATCGACACCGCCCCGGCTTATGGCCGCAGCGAAGAGCGCCTCGGCCCATTGCTGCGAGGGCAGCGTCAGGAGTGGGTGATCGTCAGCAAGGTCGGCGAAGAATTTGCCGACGGCCAGTCGAGCCACGATTTCAGCGCCGCCCACACCCGACGTTCAGTGGAGCGCAGCCTGCAACGCCTGGAAACGGATGTTATCGACCTGGTGCTGGCGCACTCCGACGGCAACGACCTGGCGATCCTCAATGACAGCGATATCTACGCGACCCTCGCCGCGCTCAAGGCCGAAGGCAAGATCCGCGGCTTCGGTTTTTCCGGGAAAACCGTCGAAGGCGGTTTGAAGGCTCTAGAACAAGGTGATTGCGCCATGGTCACCTACAATCTGAACGAACAGAGCGAGAAGCCGGTCATTGACTATGCTGCTGCTCACGGTAAAGCCATTCTGGTCAAGAAAGCCCTCGCCAGCGGTCACGTCTGCCTGAGTCCGGGTGTGGACCCGGTGCGCGCCAGCTTCGAGTTGTTGTTTGAACATCCGGGCGTTGCCAGTGCTATTGTCGGGACCATCAATCCGCTGCACCTCGCCCATAACGTCGCGACCGTTGCCCAGGTCCTACGTAGAAACTGA
- a CDS encoding FAD-binding oxidoreductase, which produces MPSVISTDVLIVGAGVAGLWLNARLRRQGFSTVLVESASLGGGQSVKSQGIIHGGAKYALHGALTGASEAIADMPRRWREALAGDGELDLSGVRLLSEAHYLWSPGTIAGNLTSFFASKAVRGRVDQVKGDQLPPALQDKRFKGKVYRLAELVIDVPSLIQRLADLAGDGLLAGQTIEPLLEGGVLVGLKVDEREIRAQRIVLSAGAGTAALLDALGLSQPAMQRRPLHMIIAKGPSLKPLYAHCLGGGTKPRLTVTTHPAADGQWVWYMGGDIAEAEGVAREPAEQIATAQKELGQLLPWIDLSTAQWATLRVDRAEPLQSGLTRPDNAFLAEEGRLLVGWPTKLALAPDFADRVITSLQRDGIQPSHPAPLPELPKPPICVPAWEQLLP; this is translated from the coding sequence ATGCCATCCGTTATTTCCACCGACGTTCTGATTGTCGGCGCTGGTGTCGCCGGCCTCTGGCTGAATGCGCGCCTGCGCCGCCAGGGTTTTTCGACCGTGCTGGTGGAAAGCGCCAGCCTCGGCGGCGGGCAGAGTGTGAAGTCCCAGGGCATCATCCACGGCGGCGCCAAGTACGCGCTGCATGGCGCCCTGACCGGCGCCTCGGAAGCCATCGCCGACATGCCGCGTCGCTGGCGTGAAGCGTTGGCTGGCGACGGCGAGCTGGATTTGTCCGGCGTGCGCCTGCTGTCCGAAGCGCATTACCTCTGGTCCCCGGGCACGATCGCCGGCAACCTCACCAGCTTCTTCGCCAGCAAAGCGGTGCGCGGCCGTGTCGATCAGGTCAAGGGCGACCAACTGCCGCCGGCCCTGCAAGACAAGCGCTTCAAGGGCAAGGTTTACCGATTGGCAGAATTGGTGATCGACGTGCCGAGCCTGATTCAGCGCCTGGCCGATCTGGCCGGTGATGGCCTGCTCGCCGGTCAGACGATCGAACCGTTGCTGGAAGGCGGCGTGCTGGTGGGCCTGAAGGTCGACGAGCGCGAGATCCGCGCCCAGCGCATCGTGCTCAGCGCCGGTGCCGGCACGGCGGCGCTGCTCGACGCACTGGGGCTGAGCCAGCCGGCCATGCAGCGCCGGCCATTGCACATGATCATCGCCAAAGGCCCAAGTCTCAAACCGCTGTACGCGCACTGCCTGGGCGGCGGTACCAAACCGCGTCTGACCGTGACCACCCATCCGGCTGCCGATGGCCAATGGGTCTGGTACATGGGCGGCGATATCGCCGAAGCCGAAGGGGTTGCCCGCGAACCGGCCGAGCAAATCGCCACCGCGCAGAAAGAACTCGGCCAGTTGCTGCCATGGATCGACCTGAGCACCGCGCAATGGGCGACTTTGCGCGTGGATCGCGCCGAACCGCTGCAATCGGGACTGACCCGTCCTGACAATGCATTCCTTGCCGAAGAAGGCCGGCTGCTGGTGGGCTGGCCAACCAAACTGGCGCTGGCCCCGGACTTCGCCGACCGGGTCATCACGTCCTTGCAGCGCGACGGCATCCAGCCAAGCCATCCGGCGCCGTTACCCGAGCTGCCAAAACCACCGATTTGCGTTCCAGCCTGGGAGCAACTGCTGCCATGA
- a CDS encoding multidrug efflux SMR transporter: MTAYYYLAIAICAEVIATVSMKAVKGFSTPLPLILVIVGYGIAFWMLTLVVRSVPVGVAYAVWAGMGIVMVSVAALFIYGQKLDVPAMLGMALIVLGVVVIQLFSKTAGH; encoded by the coding sequence ATGACCGCTTACTACTACCTGGCCATTGCCATCTGCGCCGAAGTGATCGCGACCGTTTCGATGAAAGCCGTCAAAGGCTTCAGCACCCCGCTGCCGCTGATTCTGGTGATTGTCGGTTACGGGATTGCCTTCTGGATGCTGACCCTGGTGGTGCGCAGCGTCCCGGTGGGCGTGGCCTACGCGGTATGGGCGGGCATGGGGATTGTGATGGTCAGCGTCGCGGCGCTGTTTATCTATGGGCAGAAACTGGATGTGCCTGCGATGCTCGGAATGGCGCTCATCGTGCTGGGTGTCGTCGTCATCCAGCTCTTCTCCAAAACCGCGGGCCACTAA
- a CDS encoding LysR family transcriptional regulator — protein sequence MSTQWNLEQLRLFVSVAEQRSFSAVARGQRKAQSAVSSSIALLEEDLGVSLFDRSSGRQPKLTEAGNALLEEAREVLRQCERLNGRALAMMRGQEARLRVAQDEAMPYQPIIESFEALAEKFPSLEVQLTSAAQGDVARKLVERRADLGLLFYHDQIPEALERRVLGSVEMVTVCGVGHPLAKQAQVDCQQLAQHRQLLMSTQSSVYPGSEPASPQVWRADSFYVMAEWLVRGLGWAWLPRHVVQYPAYQDLMIELDSEWTPPALVVELVWRRDEPLGPAARWLAERFAVHLQAIGEKTDKLRRHE from the coding sequence ATGAGTACGCAATGGAATCTGGAACAGCTGCGCTTGTTTGTCAGCGTAGCGGAGCAGCGTTCGTTTTCTGCCGTGGCGCGGGGTCAACGCAAGGCGCAGTCGGCGGTCAGCAGTTCGATTGCCCTTCTGGAAGAAGACCTCGGTGTCAGCCTGTTCGATCGCAGCAGCGGTCGTCAGCCGAAACTCACCGAGGCCGGCAATGCCTTGCTGGAAGAAGCACGCGAGGTCTTGCGCCAGTGCGAACGCCTGAATGGTCGGGCGCTGGCGATGATGCGCGGGCAGGAAGCGCGTTTGCGCGTGGCTCAGGATGAGGCGATGCCCTATCAGCCGATCATCGAAAGCTTCGAGGCCCTGGCAGAGAAATTTCCCAGCCTCGAAGTGCAGCTGACCAGCGCCGCCCAAGGTGATGTGGCGCGCAAACTGGTGGAGCGTCGGGCTGATCTGGGATTGCTGTTTTACCACGACCAGATTCCCGAAGCGCTTGAGCGCCGGGTGCTGGGCAGCGTCGAGATGGTCACTGTGTGCGGCGTCGGTCATCCGCTGGCGAAACAGGCACAGGTTGATTGTCAGCAACTGGCGCAGCATCGCCAGTTGCTGATGTCCACGCAATCCAGTGTCTACCCCGGCAGCGAGCCGGCCAGCCCGCAGGTCTGGCGGGCCGACAGTTTCTACGTGATGGCTGAATGGCTGGTGCGCGGCCTCGGTTGGGCCTGGCTGCCGCGCCACGTGGTGCAATACCCGGCGTATCAGGATTTGATGATCGAACTGGACAGCGAGTGGACCCCGCCGGCGCTGGTCGTGGAACTGGTCTGGCGCCGCGACGAACCCCTTGGCCCGGCGGCTCGCTGGTTGGCTGAACGTTTTGCCGTGCATTTGCAGGCGATCGGTGAAAAAACCGATAAACTCCGCCGCCATGAATAG
- the waaA gene encoding lipid IV(A) 3-deoxy-D-manno-octulosonic acid transferase: protein MNRTLYTALFYLGLPLVAIRLWLRSRKAPAYAKRIGERFSLGLPAMKPGGIWVHAVSVGESIAAAPMIRALLQRYPQLPITVTCMTPTGSERIHALFANEPRIQHCYLPYDLPCAAARFLDRVQPKLAVIMETELWPNHIHQCAKRGIPVALANARLSERSAKGYGRFCKLTQPMLAEMSLFAVQTEAEAQRFRDLGARTDTVEVTGSIKFDLTIDPALLQRATELRVQWQAQERPVWIAASTHEGEDEVVLAAHRQLLANHPDALLILVPRHPERFNSVFALCQQQGFATVRRSSGEPVTANTSVLLGDTMGELLFLYALADSAFVGGSLVPNGGHNLLEPAALAKPVLSGPHLFNFLEIAAQLRSAGALQEVEDAEGLALAVQRLFELPRDAQRMAEAGLKVMRTNQGALQRLLDGLGRLIN, encoded by the coding sequence ATGAATAGAACTCTCTACACCGCGCTGTTTTACCTGGGGCTGCCATTGGTAGCGATTCGGCTGTGGCTGCGTTCGCGCAAGGCGCCGGCGTATGCCAAACGCATTGGCGAACGTTTTTCCCTTGGCTTGCCGGCGATGAAACCGGGCGGCATTTGGGTGCACGCGGTGTCCGTGGGCGAGAGCATTGCCGCGGCGCCGATGATTCGCGCCTTGCTGCAACGTTATCCACAGCTGCCGATTACCGTGACCTGCATGACCCCGACCGGTTCGGAGCGCATCCACGCACTGTTTGCCAACGAGCCGCGCATCCAGCACTGCTATTTGCCTTACGACTTGCCGTGTGCGGCGGCGCGGTTCCTTGATCGGGTCCAGCCGAAACTGGCGGTGATCATGGAGACCGAACTGTGGCCGAACCACATCCATCAGTGCGCCAAACGCGGGATTCCGGTGGCGTTGGCCAATGCACGACTGTCCGAGCGCTCGGCCAAGGGCTATGGCCGCTTCTGCAAACTCACCCAGCCGATGCTGGCCGAGATGAGCCTGTTCGCAGTGCAGACCGAAGCCGAGGCCCAGCGCTTCCGTGACTTGGGTGCGCGTACGGACACTGTCGAAGTGACTGGCTCGATCAAGTTCGACCTGACCATCGACCCTGCATTGCTTCAGCGCGCCACCGAGTTGCGTGTTCAATGGCAGGCGCAGGAACGTCCGGTGTGGATCGCCGCGAGCACTCACGAAGGCGAAGACGAAGTGGTGCTGGCGGCTCATCGTCAGTTGCTGGCCAATCATCCTGATGCCTTGCTGATTCTGGTGCCGCGTCATCCGGAGCGTTTCAACTCGGTATTCGCGTTGTGCCAGCAGCAGGGTTTCGCCACGGTGCGTCGTTCTTCCGGCGAGCCGGTCACGGCAAATACTTCGGTGCTGCTGGGCGACACCATGGGCGAGTTGCTGTTTCTTTACGCCCTGGCGGACAGCGCATTTGTCGGCGGCAGCCTGGTGCCGAACGGCGGGCATAACCTGCTGGAACCGGCGGCGCTGGCCAAACCGGTACTGAGCGGCCCGCACCTGTTCAACTTCCTCGAAATCGCCGCGCAATTGCGCAGCGCCGGGGCGTTGCAGGAAGTGGAAGATGCCGAAGGCCTGGCGCTAGCGGTGCAGCGGCTGTTCGAATTGCCGCGCGATGCGCAGCGGATGGCGGAAGCAGGGTTGAAAGTGATGCGCACCAATCAGGGCGCGTTGCAGCGGTTGCTGGATGGGTTGGGGCGGTTGATCAACTGA
- a CDS encoding TolC family outer membrane protein, with amino-acid sequence MLRKLSLALAVSCASNGMAWAAEAPLSTKTDLVSVYQEAVDNNADLAAARAQYGAQKEVVPQARAGLLPNLSGGAELANVRTSIDQPSATANRNAHSYQATLAQPLFRADRWFQFQAAKDVNEQAALQLSATEQNLILQTAESYFNVLRSQDNLASTKAEEAAFKRQLDQSNERFDVGLSDKTDVLQSQASYDTARANRIVAQRQVDDAFEALITLTNRQYNSIQGIVHTLPILPPAPNDAKSWVDTAARQNLNLLASNYAVSAAEETLKQRKAGHAPTVDAVAKYEKGDNDALGFSNPNAFGQPYGGNVEQTTVGLQLNIPIYSGGLINSQVRQSYAQLDQSEQQRESLRRQVVENTRNLHRAVNTDVEQVQARKQSIISNQSAVEATEIGYQVGTRNIVDVLDAQRQLYTSVRNYNNTRYDYILDNLRLKQAAGTLNPGDLQDLARYLKADYNPDKDFLPPDLAKAAAAQLKANPTQ; translated from the coding sequence ATGCTGCGCAAACTCTCACTGGCCCTTGCCGTGTCTTGTGCGTCCAATGGAATGGCCTGGGCAGCAGAAGCGCCCTTATCGACCAAGACTGATCTGGTCAGCGTCTACCAGGAAGCGGTGGACAACAACGCCGACCTGGCTGCCGCCCGCGCCCAATACGGCGCCCAGAAAGAAGTGGTGCCCCAGGCCCGCGCCGGGCTGCTGCCCAATCTCTCGGGCGGTGCCGAACTCGCCAACGTGCGCACCTCGATCGATCAGCCTTCGGCCACCGCCAACCGTAACGCTCATTCCTATCAAGCGACGTTGGCTCAACCGCTGTTCCGTGCCGACCGCTGGTTCCAGTTCCAGGCCGCGAAGGACGTCAACGAACAGGCCGCGTTGCAACTCTCGGCAACTGAACAGAACCTGATCCTGCAAACCGCCGAAAGCTACTTCAACGTGCTGCGCAGCCAGGACAACCTGGCCTCGACCAAGGCCGAAGAAGCCGCGTTCAAACGCCAGCTCGATCAGTCCAACGAACGCTTCGATGTCGGCTTGTCGGACAAGACCGATGTGCTGCAATCGCAAGCCAGCTACGACACTGCACGGGCCAACCGGATCGTCGCCCAGCGCCAGGTGGATGACGCGTTCGAAGCGCTGATCACCCTGACCAACCGTCAGTACAACTCGATCCAGGGCATCGTCCACACCCTGCCGATCCTGCCGCCGGCACCGAACGACGCCAAGTCCTGGGTCGACACAGCGGCGAGACAGAACCTCAACCTGCTGGCCAGCAACTACGCCGTCAGTGCTGCCGAGGAAACGCTCAAGCAGCGCAAGGCTGGACACGCGCCCACCGTCGACGCCGTGGCCAAGTACGAGAAAGGTGATAACGACGCCTTGGGCTTCAGCAACCCGAATGCCTTTGGCCAACCTTATGGTGGCAACGTCGAGCAAACGACGGTGGGCCTGCAACTGAACATCCCGATCTACAGCGGTGGCCTGATCAACTCCCAGGTGCGCCAATCGTATGCACAGCTGGATCAGTCCGAGCAGCAGCGTGAATCCCTGCGTCGCCAGGTGGTGGAAAACACCCGTAACCTGCATCGCGCGGTGAACACTGACGTTGAACAGGTGCAGGCGCGCAAGCAGTCGATCATCTCCAACCAGAGCGCGGTGGAAGCGACCGAAATCGGTTATCAGGTGGGCACACGAAACATCGTCGATGTGCTGGACGCCCAGCGCCAGCTGTACACCTCAGTGCGCAACTACAACAACACGCGCTACGACTACATCCTCGACAACCTGCGCCTGAAGCAGGCCGCCGGCACGTTGAACCCGGGGGATTTGCAGGACCTGGCGCGTTATCTCAAGGCCGACTACAACCCGGACAAGGACTTCCTGCCGCCGGATCTGGCCAAGGCTGCGGCGGCGCAGTTGAAGGCTAATCCAACGCAATAG
- the thiC gene encoding phosphomethylpyrimidine synthase ThiC, translating to MTIKLKNTTNLSDSAQVDQQSVQPFTRSQKIYVQGSRPDILVPMREISLDVTPTDFGGEINAPVVVYDTSGPYTDPNVIIDVRKGLADVRSPWIESRGDTERLPGLSSNFGQERLADAELTKLRFAHVNNPRRAKAGANVSQMHYARKGIITAEMEYVAIRENMKLEVARAAGLLDQQHAGHSFGASVPKIITPEFVRDEIARGRAIIPANINHTELEPMIIGRNFLVKINGNIGNSALGSSIEEEVAKLTWGIRWGSDTVMDLSTGKHIHETREWIIRNSPVPIGTVPIYQALEKVGGAAEDLTWELFRDTLIEQAEQGVDYFTIHAGVLLRYVPLTAKRVTGIVSRGGSIMAKWCLAHHKENFLYTHFEDICEIMKAYDVSFSLGDGLRPGSIADANDAAQFGELETLGELTKIAWKHDVQCMIEGPGHVPMQLIKENMDKQLECCDEAPFYTLGPLTTDIAPGYDHITSGIGAAMIGWFGCAMLCYVTPKEHLGLPNKDDVKTGIITYKIAAHAADLAKGHPGAQIRDNALSKARFEFRWEDQFNLGLDPDTARSYHDETLPKDSAKVAHFCSMCGPKFCSMKITQEVREYAANQRIETVDAEVAQGLADQAERFKQEGSQLYKKV from the coding sequence ATGACGATAAAACTAAAAAACACTACGAACCTGAGTGACTCGGCCCAAGTCGATCAACAATCGGTTCAACCGTTTACCCGCTCGCAAAAAATCTATGTCCAGGGTTCTCGCCCGGACATCCTCGTGCCGATGCGCGAAATCAGCCTCGACGTGACCCCGACCGACTTCGGCGGCGAGATCAACGCGCCTGTCGTCGTGTACGACACCTCGGGCCCGTACACCGACCCCAACGTCATCATCGATGTGCGCAAAGGCTTGGCCGATGTGCGTTCGCCGTGGATCGAATCCCGTGGCGACACCGAGCGCCTGCCCGGCCTGAGCTCGAACTTCGGCCAGGAACGTCTTGCCGATGCCGAGCTGACCAAGCTGCGTTTCGCCCACGTCAACAACCCGCGCCGTGCCAAGGCCGGGGCCAACGTCAGCCAGATGCACTACGCCCGCAAAGGCATCATCACCGCCGAGATGGAATACGTCGCCATCCGCGAAAACATGAAGCTCGAAGTGGCTCGCGCTGCCGGGCTGCTGGACCAGCAACACGCCGGTCACAGCTTCGGTGCCAGCGTGCCGAAAATCATCACCCCTGAATTTGTCCGTGACGAGATCGCTCGTGGTCGCGCGATCATTCCGGCCAACATCAACCACACCGAACTGGAACCGATGATCATCGGCCGTAACTTCCTGGTGAAGATCAACGGCAACATCGGCAACAGCGCTTTGGGTTCGTCCATCGAAGAAGAAGTGGCGAAACTGACCTGGGGCATTCGCTGGGGTTCGGACACGGTCATGGACTTGTCCACCGGCAAGCACATCCACGAAACCCGCGAGTGGATCATCCGCAACTCGCCGGTACCGATCGGTACGGTGCCGATTTATCAGGCCTTGGAAAAAGTCGGCGGCGCGGCCGAAGACCTGACCTGGGAGCTGTTCCGCGACACGCTGATCGAACAGGCCGAGCAGGGCGTCGACTACTTCACCATCCACGCCGGTGTGTTGCTGCGCTACGTGCCGCTGACTGCCAAACGCGTGACCGGCATCGTGTCTCGTGGCGGTTCGATCATGGCCAAGTGGTGCCTGGCGCATCACAAGGAAAACTTCCTCTACACCCATTTCGAAGACATCTGCGAAATCATGAAGGCCTACGACGTCAGCTTCTCGCTGGGCGATGGCCTGCGTCCGGGCTCGATTGCCGATGCCAACGACGCCGCACAATTCGGCGAGCTGGAAACCCTCGGCGAGCTGACCAAGATCGCCTGGAAGCACGATGTGCAATGCATGATCGAAGGCCCGGGCCACGTGCCGATGCAGTTGATCAAAGAGAACATGGACAAGCAGCTCGAGTGCTGTGACGAGGCGCCGTTCTACACCCTCGGTCCGCTGACCACCGACATCGCGCCAGGCTACGATCACATCACTTCGGGTATCGGTGCGGCGATGATCGGCTGGTTCGGTTGCGCCATGCTTTGCTACGTGACGCCGAAGGAACACTTGGGCCTGCCGAACAAGGATGACGTGAAGACCGGGATCATCACCTACAAGATCGCTGCGCATGCCGCCGATCTGGCCAAGGGGCATCCGGGCGCGCAGATTCGCGATAATGCCTTGAGCAAGGCGCGTTTCGAATTCCGTTGGGAAGACCAGTTCAACCTGGGCCTTGATCCGGACACCGCGCGTTCGTATCACGATGAAACCCTGCCAAAAGATTCGGCCAAGGTCGCGCACTTCTGCTCCATGTGCGGGCCGAAATTCTGCTCGATGAAAATCACCCAGGAAGTCCGTGAATACGCGGCCAACCAGCGCATCGAGACCGTCGACGCCGAAGTCGCCCAGGGATTGGCGGACCAGGCCGAGCGGTTCAAGCAGGAAGGCAGTCAGCTGTACAAGAAGGTTTGA
- the cytX gene encoding putative hydroxymethylpyrimidine transporter CytX, with protein MSIQPSTYSPDIAVPTDKRVFGGRDLFSLWFSLGIGLMVLQTGALLAPGLGLSGSLLAIFLGTLVGVLLLAAVGVIGSDTGLSSMAALKLSLGKRGASLPAVLNLLQLIGWGSFEIIVMRDAASLLGARAFSEGSLLSNPLLWTVFFGGLATLLAVSGPLTFVRQILRKWGIWLLLAACIWLTWNLFAKADLAALWAQAGDGSMPFAVGFDIAIAMPLSWLPLIADYSRFGKRAKNVFGGTAIGFFIGNFWLMSLGVAYTLAFAPSGEVNALLLALAGAGLGIPLLLILLDESENAFADIHSAAVSSGILLRLKVEHLALAIGVICTLIACLAPLAQYQNFLLLIGSVFAPLFGVVLVDHFILRKRSAQVASAALRWPALLAWLGGVSTYHLLANLYPDIGATLPSLILAGLLQLVLGRAFSCGRETARA; from the coding sequence TTGAGCATTCAACCCAGCACTTATTCCCCTGACATTGCGGTGCCGACCGACAAACGTGTCTTCGGCGGTCGCGATCTGTTTTCCCTGTGGTTCTCCCTCGGCATCGGCCTGATGGTGCTGCAGACCGGTGCCTTGCTCGCGCCAGGTCTGGGCCTGTCCGGTTCGTTGCTGGCGATTTTCCTCGGCACGCTGGTCGGCGTTCTGCTGTTGGCCGCTGTCGGCGTGATCGGCAGCGACACCGGCCTGTCGTCGATGGCCGCACTCAAACTCAGCCTCGGCAAACGTGGCGCGAGCCTGCCGGCCGTGCTGAACCTGCTGCAACTGATCGGTTGGGGTTCGTTCGAAATCATCGTGATGCGCGACGCGGCCAGCCTGCTCGGCGCGCGGGCGTTCAGCGAAGGCAGCCTGCTGTCGAATCCGCTGCTCTGGACTGTGTTCTTCGGTGGTTTGGCGACCTTGCTAGCCGTCAGCGGTCCGCTGACATTCGTCCGCCAGATTCTGCGCAAGTGGGGCATCTGGCTGCTGCTGGCCGCGTGCATCTGGCTGACCTGGAACCTGTTCGCCAAAGCCGATCTCGCCGCATTGTGGGCGCAGGCCGGTGACGGTTCGATGCCGTTCGCCGTGGGCTTCGACATTGCCATCGCCATGCCGCTGTCGTGGCTGCCGCTGATTGCCGACTACTCGCGTTTCGGCAAGCGTGCGAAAAACGTCTTCGGCGGTACGGCGATTGGTTTCTTTATCGGTAACTTCTGGCTGATGAGCCTTGGCGTGGCTTACACCTTGGCGTTCGCGCCGAGCGGTGAAGTGAATGCCTTGCTGTTGGCATTGGCCGGTGCCGGCCTGGGGATTCCGCTGCTGCTGATTCTGCTGGACGAGTCGGAAAACGCCTTCGCCGATATTCATTCGGCGGCGGTTTCCAGCGGGATTCTGTTGCGCTTGAAAGTCGAGCATCTGGCATTGGCGATTGGTGTGATCTGCACTCTGATCGCTTGCCTGGCGCCGTTGGCCCAGTACCAGAACTTTCTGCTGTTGATCGGTTCGGTGTTCGCGCCGCTGTTCGGCGTGGTGCTGGTGGATCACTTCATCCTGCGCAAACGCAGTGCTCAGGTGGCGTCAGCCGCATTGCGCTGGCCGGCGCTGCTCGCCTGGTTGGGCGGGGTGAGCACTTATCACTTGCTGGCGAATCTGTATCCGGACATCGGCGCAACCCTGCCGTCGTTGATTCTGGCAGGGTTGCTCCAGCTGGTGCTGGGCCGGGCCTTCAGTTGCGGCCGGGAAACAGCTCGGGCTTGA